One Methanohalophilus mahii DSM 5219 genomic window carries:
- a CDS encoding AIR synthase-related protein — translation MDIEGYARHALLRGEDGIAEKLAERIMEIKDTDRQHAIALAKAAVEEARATLDVKGDILSPITSGVTMGQFGVGSRGIGDFYAHEKIAEVIGSTKAAVDSTHLDDSGAVQMEGGDFLIVTIDGIHSRLSDFPFLAGFHVARASLRDVYVMGSRPLALLSDIHVADDGDVAKIFDHVAGITAVSELTDIPLVTGSTLRIGGDMVIGDRMTGGVGAVGVASSMTARERAEIGDVILMTEGAGGGTISTTALYYGMHDVVDETINIKFLQACEALLEKDLDKKVHAMTDVTNGGVRGDAKEISRTAGVKLVFEEENMRRLVNPRVFRMLENLNIDYLGVSLDSLLLIVPPEHEQEILETVQNAGVDIATVGYVEKGQGAELVVDGHRRDFTPRFRESAYTPIKKMVGDTTPSDFEAMSKAVDRAAEEAISKKRRLVEMLGKQ, via the coding sequence ATGGATATTGAAGGCTATGCCAGGCATGCCCTGCTTCGTGGAGAAGACGGAATTGCCGAAAAACTTGCAGAACGTATCATGGAAATAAAGGACACGGACAGACAGCATGCTATTGCACTTGCAAAAGCGGCCGTTGAAGAAGCCAGGGCAACTCTGGATGTAAAGGGCGACATACTATCCCCGATTACTTCAGGAGTAACCATGGGTCAGTTCGGCGTGGGTTCCAGGGGCATCGGTGATTTCTATGCCCATGAAAAAATTGCCGAGGTAATAGGCAGCACCAAAGCTGCAGTAGACAGCACCCATCTGGATGATTCCGGAGCTGTGCAGATGGAGGGAGGAGATTTCCTCATAGTCACAATCGATGGCATTCATTCCAGATTAAGTGATTTTCCTTTCCTTGCAGGTTTCCATGTTGCCAGGGCTTCTTTAAGGGATGTTTATGTAATGGGCTCCAGGCCCCTTGCCCTGCTTTCGGATATCCATGTGGCCGATGACGGGGATGTAGCAAAGATATTCGACCATGTCGCAGGTATCACCGCAGTATCGGAACTTACAGATATCCCTCTTGTGACCGGAAGTACCCTGCGTATTGGAGGGGATATGGTAATCGGAGATAGAATGACCGGTGGCGTCGGTGCTGTGGGTGTTGCTTCTTCGATGACTGCAAGGGAGAGGGCCGAAATCGGGGATGTGATTCTCATGACCGAAGGTGCAGGTGGTGGAACTATTTCCACAACCGCTCTCTATTACGGGATGCATGATGTGGTGGATGAGACCATCAATATCAAGTTCCTTCAGGCATGCGAGGCACTCCTTGAAAAAGACCTGGATAAAAAAGTACATGCAATGACCGATGTTACTAATGGGGGGGTGCGCGGTGATGCCAAGGAAATCTCAAGGACTGCAGGAGTCAAACTTGTCTTTGAAGAGGAAAATATGCGTCGGCTCGTAAATCCCCGGGTCTTCAGGATGCTTGAAAATCTCAATATAGATTATCTGGGTGTATCCCTGGATTCCCTCCTCTTAATAGTCCCCCCTGAACATGAGCAGGAAATTCTTGAAACCGTTCAAAATGCCGGTGTCGATATTGCAACAGTTGGCTATGTTGAAAAAGGACAAGGTGCCGAGCTTGTTGTTGATGGACACCGCCGGGACTTCACGCCACGCTTCCGTGAATCTGCCTACACACCAATTAAGAAGATGGTCGGAGATACCACTCCCTCTGACTTCGAGGCAATGAGCAAAGCGGTTGATAGGGCGGCTGAAGAGGCGATATCCAAAAAGAGACGTCTAGTGGAGATGTTGGGGAAGCAGTGA
- the hisH gene encoding imidazole glycerol phosphate synthase subunit HisH — protein MKQITIIDYGLGNLRSVQKGLEHAKASVNISIDPADIENSDGVVLPGVGAFSDAMSNIKPFLDVLYGYVESGKPLLGICLGHQMLMTNSEEGGMRDGLGFIPGNVIRFPHSKLKVPHMGWNSINITQQHPIYEGIEDGSYVYFVHSYYVSTDDDHALASCEYGVEFAASVVNEEGNVIGTQFHPEKSGEVGLRILSNFVKMC, from the coding sequence ATGAAACAAATAACCATCATTGATTATGGCCTTGGTAATCTCAGGAGTGTCCAGAAAGGGCTGGAACATGCCAAAGCTTCTGTAAATATCTCTATAGACCCTGCAGATATCGAGAACAGTGATGGGGTTGTACTGCCCGGTGTAGGAGCATTCAGTGATGCCATGAGCAACATCAAGCCTTTCCTGGATGTTCTTTATGGTTATGTCGAATCAGGCAAACCCCTGCTTGGCATTTGTCTGGGTCACCAGATGCTTATGACAAATTCCGAGGAAGGAGGCATGCGGGACGGGCTGGGTTTCATTCCCGGCAATGTTATTCGTTTTCCCCATAGTAAACTTAAAGTTCCACATATGGGATGGAATTCCATTAATATAACACAGCAACATCCTATCTATGAGGGTATCGAAGATGGTTCCTATGTCTATTTTGTACATTCCTATTATGTGAGTACTGACGATGATCATGCTCTTGCTTCCTGTGAATATGGTGTAGAGTTTGCTGCATCCGTTGTTAATGAAGAAGGCAATGTAATAGGAACCCAGTTCCATCCGGAGAAGAGCGGTGAAGTGGGGTTGAGGATATTGAGTAATTTTGTTAAAATGTGCTGA
- a CDS encoding UDP-glucose dehydrogenase family protein — protein MRVSIVGSGYVGSVTAACFAELGHEVICIDIDEEKVRQINDGYPPVWEEGLEELMNKHVGKNLIATSDYDYAVQNTDVSFICVGTPSSDNGEIDLSIVAAASKSLGESIASKNAYHTVVVKSTVVPGTTEGVVRSILEEYSARKAGETLGLAMNPEFLREGRAVHDFLNPDKIVVGSLDRRSDSIVSGLYRDIDCEVTSVNLRTAEMIKYVNNAFLATKISFANEVGNICKRLGIDTYQVMDAVGRDFRINPAFLNSGAGFGGSCFPKDVRALIGSAKDLDYYPSLLESVIEVNELQPLQMVEILEDKLPEIKDKRIAVLGLAFKNDTDDIRESRSIPVIRKLLEKGADIHAYDPLAADNMKKVFPDITYASSAQEALEGAQACLLMTEWDEFRKLNTEFDSMDRKLLVDGRYLLDPEELEDVEYEGLCW, from the coding sequence ATGAGAGTCTCTATTGTAGGTTCAGGTTATGTGGGTTCGGTTACAGCAGCCTGTTTTGCCGAATTGGGTCATGAAGTGATATGTATTGACATTGATGAAGAGAAAGTACGGCAAATCAATGATGGTTATCCTCCTGTATGGGAAGAGGGACTGGAAGAGCTTATGAACAAGCATGTGGGGAAAAACCTGATTGCCACTTCTGATTATGATTATGCTGTACAGAATACCGATGTATCTTTTATTTGTGTGGGCACACCTTCCTCAGATAACGGGGAGATTGATCTTTCGATAGTCGCCGCTGCAAGTAAGAGTCTTGGGGAATCAATTGCTTCCAAGAATGCTTATCATACTGTGGTGGTGAAAAGTACGGTTGTACCCGGTACAACAGAAGGGGTAGTTCGTTCCATTCTGGAGGAATATTCCGCACGTAAGGCTGGAGAAACCCTCGGGCTTGCCATGAATCCCGAATTCCTGCGTGAAGGCCGAGCTGTTCATGATTTCCTGAATCCCGATAAAATAGTGGTAGGCTCCCTTGACAGACGTTCTGATTCCATCGTATCCGGTCTTTACAGGGATATTGATTGTGAGGTAACCAGTGTAAATCTACGTACAGCAGAGATGATCAAGTACGTGAATAATGCTTTTCTGGCCACCAAGATATCTTTTGCCAATGAGGTGGGCAACATCTGCAAACGTCTGGGTATTGATACCTATCAGGTAATGGATGCTGTAGGCAGAGATTTCCGTATCAATCCGGCTTTCTTGAATAGTGGGGCGGGTTTTGGTGGCTCATGTTTCCCCAAAGATGTCCGTGCCCTGATCGGAAGTGCAAAGGATCTGGATTATTATCCTTCCCTGCTGGAATCAGTAATCGAGGTCAATGAACTGCAACCTCTCCAGATGGTTGAGATCCTGGAGGACAAACTACCGGAGATCAAAGATAAAAGGATTGCCGTGCTGGGCCTGGCTTTCAAGAATGACACCGATGATATACGTGAATCCCGTTCGATCCCCGTTATCAGGAAATTGCTGGAAAAAGGGGCGGATATCCATGCCTATGATCCTCTTGCCGCTGATAACATGAAAAAGGTCTTTCCCGACATTACCTATGCATCCAGCGCACAGGAAGCTCTTGAGGGTGCACAGGCCTGTCTGTTAATGACTGAATGGGACGAGTTCAGAAAACTTAACACTGAATTTGATTCGATGGACAGGAAACTTCTGGTTGACGGGCGCTATCTTTTAGATCCTGAAGAACTGGAGGATGTGGAGTATGAGGGGTTATGCTGGTGA
- a CDS encoding MTH865 family protein, with protein sequence MSVKEDIRAQIKGGLENAQFPIKTPEALLAAFPAGADTTCKSGDVEITAGEAGGLLKESDFPFTSAQQVADLLVDRAGL encoded by the coding sequence ATGTCTGTAAAAGAAGATATACGCGCTCAGATTAAGGGTGGCCTTGAAAATGCACAGTTTCCGATAAAAACTCCTGAAGCCCTTCTGGCAGCTTTTCCTGCAGGGGCGGACACAACCTGCAAATCCGGGGATGTAGAAATTACCGCCGGCGAAGCAGGCGGCTTGCTCAAGGAAAGCGATTTCCCGTTTACCAGTGCCCAACAGGTAGCTGATTTACTTGTTGACAGGGCAGGCCTGTAA
- a CDS encoding winged helix-turn-helix domain-containing protein yields the protein MHDRKNQSNHPPDHQELDEIRQEITSMRKEFNRFLENSNRNIVEQLASDLKKNFSRVLIEYINNDIESCLREKMIKNCKMRDFCEQKFNELLGETSYLISKDDVKKETIEKYWKEIENLRKMTGMPMCDQCFSHVNNLYRKQIDVMQSLQIYDRQDREQKTDKLPVEVVPAICEPVANKQRLSILKALAGTPRGFSELSKITNLRGGNLLFHLQKLLDTQMIVQQGDRGDYYISKKGYTTLEGLHAIYSKIDNN from the coding sequence ATGCATGACAGGAAAAACCAAAGCAACCACCCCCCAGACCATCAGGAACTTGACGAAATTAGACAGGAAATCACTTCCATGAGGAAAGAATTCAACCGTTTTCTTGAAAATTCCAACCGCAATATTGTAGAACAACTTGCATCTGATTTGAAAAAGAATTTTTCCAGAGTTTTGATTGAATACATCAACAATGATATCGAATCATGCCTGAGGGAAAAGATGATCAAGAATTGCAAGATGCGGGACTTCTGTGAACAAAAATTCAATGAACTGCTAGGAGAGACCTCCTACCTCATAAGCAAGGATGATGTGAAGAAAGAAACTATTGAAAAATACTGGAAAGAGATAGAAAACCTACGTAAAATGACTGGCATGCCAATGTGCGACCAGTGTTTTTCACATGTAAATAACCTCTACCGGAAGCAGATAGATGTAATGCAATCCCTGCAGATATATGACCGTCAGGACAGAGAGCAAAAGACAGATAAGTTGCCTGTCGAAGTGGTACCTGCAATCTGTGAACCCGTGGCAAACAAACAACGATTATCCATACTAAAAGCTCTTGCAGGAACCCCCAGAGGATTCTCGGAACTGTCCAAAATTACCAACCTGAGAGGAGGGAATCTCCTGTTTCACCTGCAAAAACTCCTGGATACACAGATGATAGTCCAGCAGGGAGATAGAGGGGATTATTACATATCAAAGAAGGGATATACAACCCTTGAAGGGCTACATGCCATATATTCAAAAATTGATAACAATTGA
- a CDS encoding PINc/VapC family ATPase, with the protein MDNPKALKIVPDTSVIIDGRVSQKVKEGEYRGAKLLIPEAVVAELEAQANRGLEIGQKGLEELNQLNKFEQEGLIELDFVGERPSLEQVQLAKGGEIDALIRSTAEDFDALFVTGDRLQADFGRARGLEVEYLHPPSAEFIPLHIENFFTDDTMSVHLKNKVSPMAKRGSIRDVRFEKIRDEPCSYGELHQMSRELLERARADNESFIEMSTGGASVLQIRNMRIAISQTPFSDDIEITAVRPVASVKFDEYRLSEQLKERVDMQRGVLISGPPGAGKSTFAAGLAIYLHERGYVVKTMESPRDLQVPREITQYAPLDGDMANTADVLLLVRPDYTIYDEVRKSRDFGIFADMRLAGVGMVGVVHANRAVDAVQRLIGRVELGVIPQVVDTVVFIEKGEVAKVQILDFTVKVPSGMTEADLARPVITVSDFETDKVEYEIYTYGEQVVVMPVALEFKKPAWNLAEGEIREVVENYVSGPVEVEMVNDSKAVVRVFEHDVPKVIGKGGSVIDRIEKMLGVHIDVRQFDGQSKKEVPMEVRPVVEHTKKHVVLSTPELAKTDVEVFVGEQYLFTATVSRHGDIKVRKGSPIADEIVDGIDEGYPVLIKIL; encoded by the coding sequence ATGGATAATCCTAAAGCTCTGAAGATCGTACCCGATACAAGCGTAATTATAGATGGCCGTGTTTCCCAAAAGGTGAAGGAGGGAGAGTACAGGGGAGCCAAGCTTCTGATCCCCGAAGCTGTAGTGGCCGAATTGGAAGCCCAGGCAAACAGGGGGCTTGAGATCGGGCAAAAGGGGCTGGAAGAACTTAACCAGCTTAATAAGTTCGAACAGGAAGGTCTTATAGAGCTTGATTTTGTGGGAGAGCGTCCCAGCCTTGAGCAGGTGCAACTTGCAAAGGGAGGGGAAATAGATGCCCTTATACGATCAACTGCAGAGGATTTTGATGCACTTTTTGTCACGGGGGACAGGCTCCAGGCAGACTTTGGTCGTGCCAGGGGACTGGAGGTGGAGTACCTTCATCCACCTTCGGCTGAGTTTATTCCTCTGCACATAGAGAACTTCTTCACTGATGACACGATGTCGGTACACCTGAAAAACAAAGTATCCCCAATGGCTAAAAGAGGCAGTATAAGGGATGTGAGATTTGAAAAAATCCGGGATGAACCCTGCAGTTATGGTGAACTGCACCAGATGTCCAGAGAACTTCTGGAGAGAGCCCGGGCTGACAATGAATCTTTCATTGAAATGTCTACGGGCGGGGCTTCCGTTCTGCAGATTCGTAATATGAGGATTGCTATCTCCCAGACACCATTTTCAGATGATATTGAGATTACAGCTGTGCGACCGGTAGCTTCTGTGAAATTCGATGAGTACAGGCTCAGTGAGCAGCTTAAGGAACGTGTGGATATGCAGAGAGGTGTCCTGATCTCAGGACCCCCTGGTGCGGGTAAATCAACTTTTGCAGCCGGGCTTGCTATATATTTGCATGAAAGAGGTTATGTTGTAAAGACTATGGAATCCCCCCGGGACCTTCAGGTGCCCCGTGAGATAACCCAGTATGCCCCGCTGGATGGTGATATGGCCAATACTGCAGATGTCCTTTTGCTTGTGAGGCCAGATTATACGATTTATGATGAGGTAAGGAAAAGCCGGGATTTCGGTATCTTTGCTGACATGAGGCTTGCTGGTGTGGGCATGGTCGGTGTAGTACATGCCAACAGGGCAGTAGATGCCGTACAGCGTCTGATTGGAAGGGTTGAGCTGGGAGTGATTCCACAGGTAGTGGATACGGTTGTATTTATTGAAAAAGGAGAAGTCGCAAAGGTCCAGATACTGGATTTCACTGTAAAGGTTCCTTCTGGTATGACCGAAGCTGATCTTGCAAGACCGGTAATCACAGTGTCGGATTTTGAAACAGACAAAGTGGAATATGAGATTTACACCTATGGTGAGCAGGTAGTTGTGATGCCTGTTGCACTGGAATTCAAGAAACCTGCCTGGAATCTGGCCGAAGGCGAAATACGTGAGGTTGTGGAAAATTATGTCAGTGGTCCGGTAGAAGTGGAAATGGTAAATGATAGTAAGGCTGTTGTGCGGGTTTTCGAACATGATGTCCCAAAGGTAATAGGAAAAGGGGGCTCTGTGATTGACCGCATTGAAAAAATGCTGGGAGTACATATCGATGTACGCCAGTTTGATGGCCAATCCAAAAAGGAAGTTCCTATGGAGGTCAGGCCGGTAGTCGAGCATACGAAGAAACACGTTGTACTTTCAACGCCGGAACTGGCTAAGACTGATGTGGAGGTTTTTGTCGGTGAGCAATATCTCTTCACTGCAACCGTGAGCAGGCACGGGGATATCAAGGTGCGTAAAGGTTCTCCGATTGCTGATGAGATTGTTGATGGAATCGATGAGGGTTACCCGGTATTAATTAAAATATTGTAA
- the hisI gene encoding phosphoribosyl-AMP cyclohydrolase produces MIAIDDMKFKDNLIPAIVQDHENGDVLMFAYMNRESLEKTLDSGIAHYWSRSRGKLWKKGESSGHIQYVKDILVDCDMDTLLLKVRQDGGACHVGYRSCFYRNINGDIVGKRVFDPDDVY; encoded by the coding sequence ATGATAGCTATAGATGACATGAAATTCAAAGATAACCTTATTCCGGCAATTGTGCAAGACCATGAGAACGGGGATGTATTGATGTTTGCATACATGAATCGCGAATCCCTTGAAAAAACCCTTGATAGCGGTATTGCACACTACTGGAGCCGCAGCCGTGGGAAGTTGTGGAAAAAAGGGGAGAGTTCCGGACACATTCAATATGTAAAGGACATCCTTGTGGATTGTGATATGGATACCCTGCTCCTGAAAGTAAGGCAGGATGGGGGAGCATGCCATGTGGGTTACAGGTCATGCTTTTACAGGAATATCAATGGAGATATAGTTGGTAAAAGGGTCTTTGATCCCGATGATGTCTACTGA
- a CDS encoding HesB/IscA family protein — translation MIEITEKAATELRTLMESEDKKDHALRIFVAGMGCSGVQYGMALDNETKEDDVTVTDKEIKIVMANDINEELSEATVDFIETPQGNGFVIDNPSEMSGCGSCGGSCH, via the coding sequence ATGATAGAGATAACAGAAAAGGCAGCAACAGAACTTAGAACCCTGATGGAATCGGAAGACAAGAAAGACCACGCATTGAGGATTTTTGTCGCAGGGATGGGTTGCAGTGGTGTCCAGTATGGTATGGCACTTGATAATGAAACCAAAGAAGATGATGTTACTGTCACCGACAAGGAAATAAAAATCGTGATGGCAAATGACATCAATGAAGAACTTTCCGAAGCCACAGTCGACTTCATAGAAACCCCTCAAGGCAATGGATTTGTCATCGACAATCCCAGTGAGATGAGTGGGTGCGGTTCATGCGGCGGCAGTTGCCACTAA
- a CDS encoding nascent polypeptide-associated complex protein, with product MIPGMGGKGMNPKKMKQMMKQMGISVDEISDVEQVIIRTPDKDIVFNDANVSIMNAQGVDTYQVVGTPEEVAREVEIPEDDVRLVTEQTGVSEEKAKEALKNANGDLAEAIMQLSS from the coding sequence ATGATTCCAGGAATGGGCGGCAAGGGTATGAACCCAAAAAAGATGAAACAGATGATGAAACAGATGGGAATTAGTGTAGATGAAATTTCCGATGTGGAGCAGGTAATCATCCGTACCCCTGACAAAGATATTGTATTTAATGACGCAAACGTAAGCATCATGAATGCACAGGGAGTCGACACATATCAGGTCGTCGGCACTCCTGAGGAAGTAGCAAGGGAAGTTGAAATCCCCGAGGATGATGTCAGGCTTGTCACCGAACAGACAGGTGTGTCTGAAGAAAAAGCAAAAGAAGCTCTCAAAAATGCCAACGGCGACCTTGCCGAAGCGATTATGCAACTGTCTTCCTGA
- a CDS encoding dihydrolipoyl dehydrogenase: MIEYDLIIVGTGSGMNYVGSILQQNPEMKIAVVDKDEPGGICLTRGCIPSKMLLYPAELVREIKSAQKFGISAKIEDIDFKSIMDRMRNAIHSDIAMIREGLESDDVLDYYHGVAQFIAPYTLKVGAETLKAPMIFLCTGSKPFVPPIDGLDSVTYLTSDEVLNMESLPESLVIVGAGYIAAEYGHFFSAMGCRVTVIGSGPRVLQQEEPEISILARRKMEQYLDIHTGYRVVSVGQNNGMKKVTAINNEGDEISIEAEQILLATGRASNSDILHPEKGDIVTDEKGWIRVNEKLETTCKNVWAFGDCNGQQLFKHVGNYESTVVFQNAILRQDIKVNYHAAPHAVFSWPEIAGAGLSEAEAIEAFGEESISIGFEEFENTGKGLAMDLHDYFVKVIIEDNSQQILGIHIIGPQSSVLIHQVIPLMYVDGPQTHPLVHSMDIHPSLSEVVKRAFYSQYSIGEYHMILKEKELEKS; the protein is encoded by the coding sequence ATGATAGAATATGACTTGATTATCGTAGGTACTGGCTCGGGTATGAATTATGTAGGGTCCATCCTCCAGCAAAATCCGGAAATGAAAATTGCTGTTGTGGATAAAGATGAACCAGGTGGTATATGTTTAACAAGGGGGTGCATTCCTTCAAAGATGCTTTTGTATCCGGCTGAACTTGTACGTGAAATAAAGTCAGCACAGAAGTTTGGTATCTCTGCAAAAATTGAAGATATTGATTTCAAATCTATAATGGACAGGATGAGAAATGCCATTCACTCAGACATTGCTATGATACGTGAAGGCCTGGAATCCGATGATGTACTGGATTATTATCATGGTGTTGCCCAATTTATTGCACCGTATACCCTGAAGGTAGGGGCTGAAACTCTCAAAGCCCCAATGATTTTTCTCTGCACAGGTTCAAAGCCCTTCGTCCCTCCTATTGATGGGCTGGATAGTGTTACATACCTTACAAGTGATGAAGTGTTGAATATGGAATCTCTCCCTGAAAGTCTTGTAATCGTGGGAGCTGGCTACATAGCAGCTGAATACGGACATTTCTTTTCTGCCATGGGCTGCAGGGTCACTGTTATTGGCAGTGGTCCGCGGGTTCTGCAGCAGGAAGAGCCCGAAATATCCATTCTTGCAAGAAGGAAGATGGAACAATATTTAGATATCCATACTGGCTACAGGGTTGTCAGTGTAGGACAAAATAATGGAATGAAAAAGGTTACTGCGATAAATAATGAAGGCGATGAGATCAGCATTGAAGCTGAACAAATCCTGCTGGCTACAGGCAGGGCCTCCAATTCCGATATTCTCCATCCTGAGAAAGGGGATATTGTTACCGATGAAAAAGGCTGGATAAGGGTTAATGAAAAGCTTGAAACAACCTGCAAGAATGTCTGGGCTTTCGGGGACTGTAATGGACAGCAGCTTTTCAAACATGTCGGAAACTATGAATCGACTGTTGTATTCCAGAATGCTATTCTCAGACAGGACATAAAGGTGAATTATCATGCCGCACCTCATGCTGTATTTTCCTGGCCCGAGATAGCAGGTGCGGGGTTAAGTGAAGCAGAAGCAATCGAAGCTTTCGGTGAAGAAAGTATTTCGATTGGTTTTGAGGAATTTGAAAATACAGGTAAAGGCCTTGCCATGGATCTGCATGATTATTTCGTGAAAGTGATTATTGAAGACAATTCTCAACAAATCCTTGGAATCCACATTATAGGGCCCCAGTCGTCGGTACTTATACATCAGGTAATTCCTTTGATGTATGTGGATGGTCCCCAGACTCATCCGCTCGTACATTCGATGGATATACATCCTTCCCTGAGTGAAGTTGTAAAAAGAGCTTTTTATTCTCAATACTCCATAGGGGAGTATCATATGATCCTTAAGGAAAAAGAGCTTGAAAAATCTTAA